From Salmo salar chromosome ssa04, Ssal_v3.1, whole genome shotgun sequence, one genomic window encodes:
- the LOC106603370 gene encoding unconventional myosin-Ic isoform X1, whose protein sequence is MSLPPHWKEVGGEGRVHRVMESTLTARDRVGVQDFVLLENYTSEAAFIENLRRRFGEKLIYTYIGSVLVSVNPYKDLEIYSKAHMERYRGVSFYEISPHIYAVSDNTYRAMRTERRDQCILISGESGAGKTEASKKILQYYATTCPVTDHMSTIRDRLLQSNPVLEAFGNAKTLRNDNSSRFGKYMDVQFDFRGAPIGGHILNYLLEKSRVVHQNHGERNFHIFYQLLEGGEQDQLSKLGLERNAQKYHYLVKGCCPRVSSINDKNDWKTVRKALIVIGFHEEEVEDLLNIIASVLHLGNTQFGEGEDGETQITTEPQLTYLSKLLGVDGPALREALTHKKLTAKGEEMKSPLSFEQAVAARDALAKAVYGRAFTWLVAKINQSLAFKDEVYNSSKGSSSVIGLLDIYGFEVFQHNSFEQFCINYCNEKLQQLFIKLTLKSEQEEYEAEGITWEPVKYFDNKIICDLVEEKHKGFISILDEECLRPGEPSDISFLEKLEDTLGGHAHFVTHKLANGKTRKAVGREEFRLIHYAGEVNYTVNGFLDKNTDLLYRNLKEVICQSDNQILSQCFHREEVTTQKRPETAATQFKNSLAKLIEILMSKEPSYVRCIKPNDAKQSGRFDEALVRHQVKYLGLMENLRVRRAGFAYRRRYEAFLQRYKSLCPGTWPNWQGRLADGVAALVQHLGYKPEEYKLGKTKIFIRFPKTLFTTEDALEARRPALALTLQTSWRGYRERAKYHRIRNAVLVIQSAWRGMKSRRKARRRRHAAEIIRKFIKGFIYRHYERCPENEYFLDHQRFSFLMTLVRNPPKSVLDKSWPVPPPSLTEASEHLCRLCMQNMMRAYCRRIQPEWKKQMEQKVVASQIFQDQKDSYPQSVPKLFVASRLDSEELNLKVIQTLGNDKVKYGVAVTKYDRRGYKARPRQLLLTSSFAVLVAEAKLKQRIDYSALRSISVSSLTDGFMVLHVPSEDNKQKSDVVLQCDHVIEVVTKLATMADKKNKVNISQDSIKFAVARGKEGVIDFTSGPELKVAKGKKGHLLVTAPQLNPR, encoded by the exons ATGAGCCTCCCTCCTCACTGGAAG gagGTGGGAGGTGAGGGCAGAGTTCATAGAGTTATGGAGAGTACTCTGACAGCCCGGGACAGGGTGGGGGTGCAGGACTTTGTGCTGTTGGAGAACTACACTAGCGAGGCGGCCTTCATTGAGAACCTGCGCCGACGCTTTGGAGAGAAACTCATCTAT ACCTACATAGGGTCAGTCTTGGTATCAGTGAACCCATACAAGGACCTGGAGATCTACTCCAAGGCACACATGGAGCGCTACCGAGGGGTCAGCTTCTACGAGATATCACCCCACAT CTATGCGGTGTCAGACAACACATACCGGGCCATGCGGACTGAGAGGAGGGACCAGTGTATCCTGATCTCTGGGGAGAGCGGAGCAGGGAAGACCGAGGCCTCCAAGAAGATCCTCCAGTACTACGCCACTACCTGTCCTGTCACTGACCACATGAGCACGATCCGGGACCGGCTGCTGCAGTCCAACCCTGTTCTTGAG gccttTGGTAATGCCAAAACATTGCGAAACGACAATTCCAGCCGCTTTGGAAAATACATGGATGTCCAGTTTGACTTCAGG GGGGCACCAATAGGAGGCCACATCCTCAACTACCTACTGGAGAAGTCTCGTGTGGTGCACCAGAACCACGGAGAGAGGAACTTCCATATCTTCTACCAGCTGCTGGAGGGAGGAGAACAAGACCAGCTCAGCAAGTTGGGCCTGGAGAGAAACGCTCAGAAATACCACTACCtggtcaag GGTTGCTGTCCCAGGGTGAGCTCCATCAATGACAAGAATGACTGGAAAACAGTGAGGAAAGCCCTGATCGTCATCGGCTTCcatgaagaggaggtggag GATCTGTTGAATATAATCGCAAGTGTCCTTCATCTTGGGAACACTCAGTTTGGAGAAGGGGAGGATGGAGAAACCCAGATCACCACTGAGCCACAGCTCACATATCTGTCCAAG CTGTTGGGTGTGGATGGACCAGCGCTGAGAGAGGCACTCACTCATAAGAAACTCACTGCCAAAGGGGAAGAG ATGAAAAGCCCGTTGAGTTTTGAGCAGGCTGTGGCAGCCCGTGATGCCTTGGCCAAAGCGGTGTACGGCCGTGCCTTCACCTGGCTGGTGGCGAAGATCAACCAGTCTCTGGCTTTCAAG GATGAAGTGTACAACAGCAGTAAGGGCTCGTCATCCGTCATAGGACTGCTGGATATCTACGGCTTTGAGGTCTTCCAACACAATAG TTTTGAGCAGTTCTGCATCAACTACTGCAATGAGAAGCTGCAGCAGCTGTTCATCAAGCTCACCCTCAAGTCTGAGCAGGAGGAATACGAAGCAGAGGGCATCACT TGGGAGCCGGTGAAGTACTTTGACAACAAGATCATCTGTGACCTGGTGGAGGAGAAACACAAAGGCTTCATCTCCATCCTG gatgaggagTGTTTGAGACCAGGGGAGCCCAGCGATATCTCCTTCCTGGAGAAGCTCGAGGACACTTTGGGAGGCCATGCCCATTTTGTCAC TCACAAATTGGCGAATGGGAAGACTCGCAAGGCGGTGGGCAGGGAggagttcagactgattcattATGCAGGAGAGGTCAACTACACTGTCAATG GGTTTCTGGACAAAAACACCGACCTGCTCTATAGAAACCTGAAAGAG GTCATATGCCAGTCAGATAACCAAATCCTGAGTCAGTGCTTCCACAGAGAGGAAGTGACCACCCAAAAACGCCCAGAGACG GCGGCCACTCAGTTTAAGAACAGCCTGGCCAAACTGATAGAGATCCTGATGTCTAAGGAGCCATCCTATGTGCGCTGTATCAAACCCAACGATGCCAAGCAGTCAG GGAGGTTTGATGAGGCTCTGGTCAGACACCAGGTCAAATATCTGGGTCTGATGGAGAACCTGAGAGTCAGGAGAGCTGGCTTTGCTTACCGCCGACGCTACGAAGCCTTCCTACAGAG GTACAAGTCTCTGTGTCCTGGGACGTGGCCTAACTGGCAGGGCAGACTCGCTGATGGAGTTGCCGCTCTGGTCCAACACCTGGGCTACAAACCAGAGGAATACAAACTGGGAAA GACCAAGATCTTCATCCGCTTCCCAAAGACTCTGTTCACCACTGAAGATGCCTTGGAGGCCAGGAGGCCCGCCCTCG CTCTCACCCTACAGACCTCATGGAGGGGCTACCGAGAGAGGGCCAAGTACCACCGCATCAGAAACGCAG TGCTAGTGATCCAGTCTGCCTGGAGAGGGATGAAATCCCGCCGTAAGGCAAGGCGCCGCAGACACGCTGCTGAAATCATACGCAAGTTCATCAAGGGCTTCATCTACCGCCACTATGAGCGCTGTCCAGAGAATGAGTACTTCCTGGACCATCAGCGTTTCTCTTTCCTGATGACGCTGGTTAGGAACCCGCCCAAGAGTGTCCTGGACAAGAGCTGGCCCGTCCCCCCACCTAGCCTCACTGAG GCGTCAGAGCACCTGTGCAGGTTGTGTATGCAGAACATGATGCGGGCCTACTGCAGGAGGATCCAGCCAGAGTGGAAGAAACAG ATGGAGCAGAAGGTGGTAGCCAGTCAGATCTTCCAGGACCAGAAGGACAGCTATCCCCAGAGTGTTCCCAAGCTGTTTGTGGCCTCCAGACTAG ACAGTGAGGAGCTCAACCTCAAAGTGATACAGACTCTGggcaatgacaaagtgaaa TATGGCGTTGCGGTGACTAAGTATGATAGGAGGGGTTACAAGGCGCGGCCGCGCCAGCtgctcctcacctcctcctttgCCGTGCTGGTGGCTGAGGCCAAGCTGAAGCAGAGGATCGACTACTCGGCCCTGAGGA GCATCTCTGTGAGTTCTCTGACTGATGGGTTCATGGTTCTGCACGTGCCCAGTGAGGATAACAAGCAGAAG AGTGATGTGGTGCTCCAGTGTGATCATGTGATCGAGGTGGTGACCAAGCTGGCCACCATGGCGGACAAGAAGAACAAGGTCAACATCAGCCAGGACAG TATTAAGTTTGCGGTGGCTCGGGGGAAGGAGGGGGTCATTGATTTCACCAGTGGACCAGAGCTGAAGGTGGCCAAAGGCAAGAAAGGACACCTGCTGGTG ACGGCCCCTCAACTCAACCCAAGATGA
- the LOC106603370 gene encoding unconventional myosin-Ic isoform X4 encodes MRYRGRTYIGSVLVSVNPYKDLEIYSKAHMERYRGVSFYEISPHIYAVSDNTYRAMRTERRDQCILISGESGAGKTEASKKILQYYATTCPVTDHMSTIRDRLLQSNPVLEAFGNAKTLRNDNSSRFGKYMDVQFDFRGAPIGGHILNYLLEKSRVVHQNHGERNFHIFYQLLEGGEQDQLSKLGLERNAQKYHYLVKGCCPRVSSINDKNDWKTVRKALIVIGFHEEEVEDLLNIIASVLHLGNTQFGEGEDGETQITTEPQLTYLSKLLGVDGPALREALTHKKLTAKGEEMKSPLSFEQAVAARDALAKAVYGRAFTWLVAKINQSLAFKDEVYNSSKGSSSVIGLLDIYGFEVFQHNSFEQFCINYCNEKLQQLFIKLTLKSEQEEYEAEGITWEPVKYFDNKIICDLVEEKHKGFISILDEECLRPGEPSDISFLEKLEDTLGGHAHFVTHKLANGKTRKAVGREEFRLIHYAGEVNYTVNGFLDKNTDLLYRNLKEVICQSDNQILSQCFHREEVTTQKRPETAATQFKNSLAKLIEILMSKEPSYVRCIKPNDAKQSGRFDEALVRHQVKYLGLMENLRVRRAGFAYRRRYEAFLQRYKSLCPGTWPNWQGRLADGVAALVQHLGYKPEEYKLGKTKIFIRFPKTLFTTEDALEARRPALALTLQTSWRGYRERAKYHRIRNAVLVIQSAWRGMKSRRKARRRRHAAEIIRKFIKGFIYRHYERCPENEYFLDHQRFSFLMTLVRNPPKSVLDKSWPVPPPSLTEASEHLCRLCMQNMMRAYCRRIQPEWKKQMEQKVVASQIFQDQKDSYPQSVPKLFVASRLDSEELNLKVIQTLGNDKVKYGVAVTKYDRRGYKARPRQLLLTSSFAVLVAEAKLKQRIDYSALRSISVSSLTDGFMVLHVPSEDNKQKSDVVLQCDHVIEVVTKLATMADKKNKVNISQDSIKFAVARGKEGVIDFTSGPELKVAKGKKGHLLVTAPQLNPR; translated from the exons ATGAGGTACCGAGGCAGG ACCTACATAGGGTCAGTCTTGGTATCAGTGAACCCATACAAGGACCTGGAGATCTACTCCAAGGCACACATGGAGCGCTACCGAGGGGTCAGCTTCTACGAGATATCACCCCACAT CTATGCGGTGTCAGACAACACATACCGGGCCATGCGGACTGAGAGGAGGGACCAGTGTATCCTGATCTCTGGGGAGAGCGGAGCAGGGAAGACCGAGGCCTCCAAGAAGATCCTCCAGTACTACGCCACTACCTGTCCTGTCACTGACCACATGAGCACGATCCGGGACCGGCTGCTGCAGTCCAACCCTGTTCTTGAG gccttTGGTAATGCCAAAACATTGCGAAACGACAATTCCAGCCGCTTTGGAAAATACATGGATGTCCAGTTTGACTTCAGG GGGGCACCAATAGGAGGCCACATCCTCAACTACCTACTGGAGAAGTCTCGTGTGGTGCACCAGAACCACGGAGAGAGGAACTTCCATATCTTCTACCAGCTGCTGGAGGGAGGAGAACAAGACCAGCTCAGCAAGTTGGGCCTGGAGAGAAACGCTCAGAAATACCACTACCtggtcaag GGTTGCTGTCCCAGGGTGAGCTCCATCAATGACAAGAATGACTGGAAAACAGTGAGGAAAGCCCTGATCGTCATCGGCTTCcatgaagaggaggtggag GATCTGTTGAATATAATCGCAAGTGTCCTTCATCTTGGGAACACTCAGTTTGGAGAAGGGGAGGATGGAGAAACCCAGATCACCACTGAGCCACAGCTCACATATCTGTCCAAG CTGTTGGGTGTGGATGGACCAGCGCTGAGAGAGGCACTCACTCATAAGAAACTCACTGCCAAAGGGGAAGAG ATGAAAAGCCCGTTGAGTTTTGAGCAGGCTGTGGCAGCCCGTGATGCCTTGGCCAAAGCGGTGTACGGCCGTGCCTTCACCTGGCTGGTGGCGAAGATCAACCAGTCTCTGGCTTTCAAG GATGAAGTGTACAACAGCAGTAAGGGCTCGTCATCCGTCATAGGACTGCTGGATATCTACGGCTTTGAGGTCTTCCAACACAATAG TTTTGAGCAGTTCTGCATCAACTACTGCAATGAGAAGCTGCAGCAGCTGTTCATCAAGCTCACCCTCAAGTCTGAGCAGGAGGAATACGAAGCAGAGGGCATCACT TGGGAGCCGGTGAAGTACTTTGACAACAAGATCATCTGTGACCTGGTGGAGGAGAAACACAAAGGCTTCATCTCCATCCTG gatgaggagTGTTTGAGACCAGGGGAGCCCAGCGATATCTCCTTCCTGGAGAAGCTCGAGGACACTTTGGGAGGCCATGCCCATTTTGTCAC TCACAAATTGGCGAATGGGAAGACTCGCAAGGCGGTGGGCAGGGAggagttcagactgattcattATGCAGGAGAGGTCAACTACACTGTCAATG GGTTTCTGGACAAAAACACCGACCTGCTCTATAGAAACCTGAAAGAG GTCATATGCCAGTCAGATAACCAAATCCTGAGTCAGTGCTTCCACAGAGAGGAAGTGACCACCCAAAAACGCCCAGAGACG GCGGCCACTCAGTTTAAGAACAGCCTGGCCAAACTGATAGAGATCCTGATGTCTAAGGAGCCATCCTATGTGCGCTGTATCAAACCCAACGATGCCAAGCAGTCAG GGAGGTTTGATGAGGCTCTGGTCAGACACCAGGTCAAATATCTGGGTCTGATGGAGAACCTGAGAGTCAGGAGAGCTGGCTTTGCTTACCGCCGACGCTACGAAGCCTTCCTACAGAG GTACAAGTCTCTGTGTCCTGGGACGTGGCCTAACTGGCAGGGCAGACTCGCTGATGGAGTTGCCGCTCTGGTCCAACACCTGGGCTACAAACCAGAGGAATACAAACTGGGAAA GACCAAGATCTTCATCCGCTTCCCAAAGACTCTGTTCACCACTGAAGATGCCTTGGAGGCCAGGAGGCCCGCCCTCG CTCTCACCCTACAGACCTCATGGAGGGGCTACCGAGAGAGGGCCAAGTACCACCGCATCAGAAACGCAG TGCTAGTGATCCAGTCTGCCTGGAGAGGGATGAAATCCCGCCGTAAGGCAAGGCGCCGCAGACACGCTGCTGAAATCATACGCAAGTTCATCAAGGGCTTCATCTACCGCCACTATGAGCGCTGTCCAGAGAATGAGTACTTCCTGGACCATCAGCGTTTCTCTTTCCTGATGACGCTGGTTAGGAACCCGCCCAAGAGTGTCCTGGACAAGAGCTGGCCCGTCCCCCCACCTAGCCTCACTGAG GCGTCAGAGCACCTGTGCAGGTTGTGTATGCAGAACATGATGCGGGCCTACTGCAGGAGGATCCAGCCAGAGTGGAAGAAACAG ATGGAGCAGAAGGTGGTAGCCAGTCAGATCTTCCAGGACCAGAAGGACAGCTATCCCCAGAGTGTTCCCAAGCTGTTTGTGGCCTCCAGACTAG ACAGTGAGGAGCTCAACCTCAAAGTGATACAGACTCTGggcaatgacaaagtgaaa TATGGCGTTGCGGTGACTAAGTATGATAGGAGGGGTTACAAGGCGCGGCCGCGCCAGCtgctcctcacctcctcctttgCCGTGCTGGTGGCTGAGGCCAAGCTGAAGCAGAGGATCGACTACTCGGCCCTGAGGA GCATCTCTGTGAGTTCTCTGACTGATGGGTTCATGGTTCTGCACGTGCCCAGTGAGGATAACAAGCAGAAG AGTGATGTGGTGCTCCAGTGTGATCATGTGATCGAGGTGGTGACCAAGCTGGCCACCATGGCGGACAAGAAGAACAAGGTCAACATCAGCCAGGACAG TATTAAGTTTGCGGTGGCTCGGGGGAAGGAGGGGGTCATTGATTTCACCAGTGGACCAGAGCTGAAGGTGGCCAAAGGCAAGAAAGGACACCTGCTGGTG ACGGCCCCTCAACTCAACCCAAGATGA
- the LOC106603370 gene encoding unconventional myosin-Ic isoform X2, translating to MRYRGREVGGEGRVHRVMESTLTARDRVGVQDFVLLENYTSEAAFIENLRRRFGEKLIYTYIGSVLVSVNPYKDLEIYSKAHMERYRGVSFYEISPHIYAVSDNTYRAMRTERRDQCILISGESGAGKTEASKKILQYYATTCPVTDHMSTIRDRLLQSNPVLEAFGNAKTLRNDNSSRFGKYMDVQFDFRGAPIGGHILNYLLEKSRVVHQNHGERNFHIFYQLLEGGEQDQLSKLGLERNAQKYHYLVKGCCPRVSSINDKNDWKTVRKALIVIGFHEEEVEDLLNIIASVLHLGNTQFGEGEDGETQITTEPQLTYLSKLLGVDGPALREALTHKKLTAKGEEMKSPLSFEQAVAARDALAKAVYGRAFTWLVAKINQSLAFKDEVYNSSKGSSSVIGLLDIYGFEVFQHNSFEQFCINYCNEKLQQLFIKLTLKSEQEEYEAEGITWEPVKYFDNKIICDLVEEKHKGFISILDEECLRPGEPSDISFLEKLEDTLGGHAHFVTHKLANGKTRKAVGREEFRLIHYAGEVNYTVNGFLDKNTDLLYRNLKEVICQSDNQILSQCFHREEVTTQKRPETAATQFKNSLAKLIEILMSKEPSYVRCIKPNDAKQSGRFDEALVRHQVKYLGLMENLRVRRAGFAYRRRYEAFLQRYKSLCPGTWPNWQGRLADGVAALVQHLGYKPEEYKLGKTKIFIRFPKTLFTTEDALEARRPALALTLQTSWRGYRERAKYHRIRNAVLVIQSAWRGMKSRRKARRRRHAAEIIRKFIKGFIYRHYERCPENEYFLDHQRFSFLMTLVRNPPKSVLDKSWPVPPPSLTEASEHLCRLCMQNMMRAYCRRIQPEWKKQMEQKVVASQIFQDQKDSYPQSVPKLFVASRLDSEELNLKVIQTLGNDKVKYGVAVTKYDRRGYKARPRQLLLTSSFAVLVAEAKLKQRIDYSALRSISVSSLTDGFMVLHVPSEDNKQKSDVVLQCDHVIEVVTKLATMADKKNKVNISQDSIKFAVARGKEGVIDFTSGPELKVAKGKKGHLLVTAPQLNPR from the exons ATGAGGTACCGAGGCAGG gagGTGGGAGGTGAGGGCAGAGTTCATAGAGTTATGGAGAGTACTCTGACAGCCCGGGACAGGGTGGGGGTGCAGGACTTTGTGCTGTTGGAGAACTACACTAGCGAGGCGGCCTTCATTGAGAACCTGCGCCGACGCTTTGGAGAGAAACTCATCTAT ACCTACATAGGGTCAGTCTTGGTATCAGTGAACCCATACAAGGACCTGGAGATCTACTCCAAGGCACACATGGAGCGCTACCGAGGGGTCAGCTTCTACGAGATATCACCCCACAT CTATGCGGTGTCAGACAACACATACCGGGCCATGCGGACTGAGAGGAGGGACCAGTGTATCCTGATCTCTGGGGAGAGCGGAGCAGGGAAGACCGAGGCCTCCAAGAAGATCCTCCAGTACTACGCCACTACCTGTCCTGTCACTGACCACATGAGCACGATCCGGGACCGGCTGCTGCAGTCCAACCCTGTTCTTGAG gccttTGGTAATGCCAAAACATTGCGAAACGACAATTCCAGCCGCTTTGGAAAATACATGGATGTCCAGTTTGACTTCAGG GGGGCACCAATAGGAGGCCACATCCTCAACTACCTACTGGAGAAGTCTCGTGTGGTGCACCAGAACCACGGAGAGAGGAACTTCCATATCTTCTACCAGCTGCTGGAGGGAGGAGAACAAGACCAGCTCAGCAAGTTGGGCCTGGAGAGAAACGCTCAGAAATACCACTACCtggtcaag GGTTGCTGTCCCAGGGTGAGCTCCATCAATGACAAGAATGACTGGAAAACAGTGAGGAAAGCCCTGATCGTCATCGGCTTCcatgaagaggaggtggag GATCTGTTGAATATAATCGCAAGTGTCCTTCATCTTGGGAACACTCAGTTTGGAGAAGGGGAGGATGGAGAAACCCAGATCACCACTGAGCCACAGCTCACATATCTGTCCAAG CTGTTGGGTGTGGATGGACCAGCGCTGAGAGAGGCACTCACTCATAAGAAACTCACTGCCAAAGGGGAAGAG ATGAAAAGCCCGTTGAGTTTTGAGCAGGCTGTGGCAGCCCGTGATGCCTTGGCCAAAGCGGTGTACGGCCGTGCCTTCACCTGGCTGGTGGCGAAGATCAACCAGTCTCTGGCTTTCAAG GATGAAGTGTACAACAGCAGTAAGGGCTCGTCATCCGTCATAGGACTGCTGGATATCTACGGCTTTGAGGTCTTCCAACACAATAG TTTTGAGCAGTTCTGCATCAACTACTGCAATGAGAAGCTGCAGCAGCTGTTCATCAAGCTCACCCTCAAGTCTGAGCAGGAGGAATACGAAGCAGAGGGCATCACT TGGGAGCCGGTGAAGTACTTTGACAACAAGATCATCTGTGACCTGGTGGAGGAGAAACACAAAGGCTTCATCTCCATCCTG gatgaggagTGTTTGAGACCAGGGGAGCCCAGCGATATCTCCTTCCTGGAGAAGCTCGAGGACACTTTGGGAGGCCATGCCCATTTTGTCAC TCACAAATTGGCGAATGGGAAGACTCGCAAGGCGGTGGGCAGGGAggagttcagactgattcattATGCAGGAGAGGTCAACTACACTGTCAATG GGTTTCTGGACAAAAACACCGACCTGCTCTATAGAAACCTGAAAGAG GTCATATGCCAGTCAGATAACCAAATCCTGAGTCAGTGCTTCCACAGAGAGGAAGTGACCACCCAAAAACGCCCAGAGACG GCGGCCACTCAGTTTAAGAACAGCCTGGCCAAACTGATAGAGATCCTGATGTCTAAGGAGCCATCCTATGTGCGCTGTATCAAACCCAACGATGCCAAGCAGTCAG GGAGGTTTGATGAGGCTCTGGTCAGACACCAGGTCAAATATCTGGGTCTGATGGAGAACCTGAGAGTCAGGAGAGCTGGCTTTGCTTACCGCCGACGCTACGAAGCCTTCCTACAGAG GTACAAGTCTCTGTGTCCTGGGACGTGGCCTAACTGGCAGGGCAGACTCGCTGATGGAGTTGCCGCTCTGGTCCAACACCTGGGCTACAAACCAGAGGAATACAAACTGGGAAA GACCAAGATCTTCATCCGCTTCCCAAAGACTCTGTTCACCACTGAAGATGCCTTGGAGGCCAGGAGGCCCGCCCTCG CTCTCACCCTACAGACCTCATGGAGGGGCTACCGAGAGAGGGCCAAGTACCACCGCATCAGAAACGCAG TGCTAGTGATCCAGTCTGCCTGGAGAGGGATGAAATCCCGCCGTAAGGCAAGGCGCCGCAGACACGCTGCTGAAATCATACGCAAGTTCATCAAGGGCTTCATCTACCGCCACTATGAGCGCTGTCCAGAGAATGAGTACTTCCTGGACCATCAGCGTTTCTCTTTCCTGATGACGCTGGTTAGGAACCCGCCCAAGAGTGTCCTGGACAAGAGCTGGCCCGTCCCCCCACCTAGCCTCACTGAG GCGTCAGAGCACCTGTGCAGGTTGTGTATGCAGAACATGATGCGGGCCTACTGCAGGAGGATCCAGCCAGAGTGGAAGAAACAG ATGGAGCAGAAGGTGGTAGCCAGTCAGATCTTCCAGGACCAGAAGGACAGCTATCCCCAGAGTGTTCCCAAGCTGTTTGTGGCCTCCAGACTAG ACAGTGAGGAGCTCAACCTCAAAGTGATACAGACTCTGggcaatgacaaagtgaaa TATGGCGTTGCGGTGACTAAGTATGATAGGAGGGGTTACAAGGCGCGGCCGCGCCAGCtgctcctcacctcctcctttgCCGTGCTGGTGGCTGAGGCCAAGCTGAAGCAGAGGATCGACTACTCGGCCCTGAGGA GCATCTCTGTGAGTTCTCTGACTGATGGGTTCATGGTTCTGCACGTGCCCAGTGAGGATAACAAGCAGAAG AGTGATGTGGTGCTCCAGTGTGATCATGTGATCGAGGTGGTGACCAAGCTGGCCACCATGGCGGACAAGAAGAACAAGGTCAACATCAGCCAGGACAG TATTAAGTTTGCGGTGGCTCGGGGGAAGGAGGGGGTCATTGATTTCACCAGTGGACCAGAGCTGAAGGTGGCCAAAGGCAAGAAAGGACACCTGCTGGTG ACGGCCCCTCAACTCAACCCAAGATGA